The following coding sequences lie in one Aricia agestis chromosome 10, ilAriAges1.1, whole genome shotgun sequence genomic window:
- the LOC121731367 gene encoding prothoracicotropic hormone-like, producing MIKLPVILLQICAIILINIDLLVPILATRKPSHTDRFLVENHRTRRKENYVLERALTSGVDNDSPALSYSEPLDSNGNTDELPAFIVDYANMIRNDIILLDNSVETRTRKRGNVMIQRPDKETAFEGRCTCEQEERQLKVLGDNYIPKTVEETKCNSSLCVFPYGCKERHHYITVLKARNSLNEESKEDLPKYFKNWVAIKTAVVVGCFCVREHDERDETY from the exons ATG ATTAAATTACCCGTCATATTACTACAGATATGTGCAATAATTCTGATCAATATTGACTTGTTGGTGCCGATCCTGGCGACGCGAAAACCGTCCCACACTGACCGGTTCCTAGTTGAAAACCACAGGACGCGCAGAAAAGAGAACTACGTGCTAGAGAGGGCTCTGACGAGTGGCGTAGATAATGATAGCCCCGCCCTGAGTTACTCGGAGCCTTTGGATTCGAACGGGAATACGGACGAGTTGCCTGCCTTTATAGTGGACTACGCTAACATGATCCGAAACGACATCATTCTGTTGGATAATTCAGTCGAAACGAGGACGAGGAAGCGAGGAAATGTTATGATTCAAAGACCTGAT AAAGAAACAGCTTTTGAAGGAAGATGCACTTGTGAACAAGAAGAA AGGCAACTAAAAGTCTTGGGCGACAATTACATTCCGAAAACTGTTGAGGAGACAAAATGTAACAGCAGCCTTTGCGTCTTCCCGTACGGGTGCAAAGAGAGGCATCATtac ATAACGGTCTTAAAGGCCAGAAACAGTCTGAACGAAGAGTCTAAAGAGGATTtgccaaaatattttaagaactgGGTCGCCATAAAAACAGCAGTCGTGGTCGGTTGTTTCTGCGTACGGGAACACGACGAGAGAGACGAAACGTACTAA